From the Geotrypetes seraphini chromosome 8, aGeoSer1.1, whole genome shotgun sequence genome, the window ATAGAGCAATAGCCTAGTAATTAGAGCACCAGACTGAAAGCCGGGCAAACCAGGATTCAGGTTCTGCTTTTCCCATTGACACTTCTTTCAACCAGGACTGTGGAGTCAGTCATTCAGAAGCATTGATGGAGTTGTACTGACTCAAGCTTCAAAATATGAAGTTGTACTGACTCcaactccagcttcaaaataaaaccTTAAATTATTATAATGTGTGGTAAAAttatcatttattaaaattattttaattattaaaattaaagatATATACGTATATATCTTTTAGATCCAGAACAAAAACTTTAGAGCCTAATATCATTAGAAGTCAGAGTTGGACAGTAGAAAAATAGAGAAGTCAGAGTCAAAAGATTgaactgactccacagccctttATTTGACCTTGAGCAAGTTTTGCTCTTCTACATTAGGCTTTCTTGTGTGATATTATTTAGTCTATAAACCGCTTTAGCCTTAGGTAAGACAGTATAGCAAGtgatgaaaaaaaatgtaaaccttccattgccccaggtacaaaattttTAATTGTAAGCTCAAAACAGTTTAACTAGGGGCACTAAccggttaaattgcttgtttggaGTTTCTTCAGTGGTACTTAACCCGTTATTGTTGAAAATTAGCGGTTAGTGTCTAAATGAAAACCAATTATTTTAGAAGCATTCTAGGGGCAGAGTTAGCATTTGGCCTGTTAAATACCGATATTCAGTATTTAACTAGCCAGGGTAACCGCATAATTCTAGTGCAAAGGGTACAGTAGATTTGACAAGTAGGTTTCTTTCCTTTACCCATGAGGATTGCAggaggcatcatctacatttttcaactacacctccttgtgtcactgggcagttcctcagtttttccttctgaagcAAGAAGAaaaagtgtctttttttttttttttctgctctgcatatattattttcagatttttatCCAACTTTTGAGGCTTCCTGGTGCAGAGGTTACCAGGATTTCTGATTTTGTAAGTTTGTTGTTTGAAGCTTATGTGAAGTATAAAGCATCTACATAGCCTAGAGTATCACCGGTGGTGGCACATGGGGGTTTACCTTTGCAGTGTGCAGTTCCCCAGCAGAAAGTTTTACCAAAGGAACTGGAGGTCCAGTTGGAAAAGGACTAGGATGATTGGGGGTTAGGGTCAATGTCTTTACTCCCTCAAAGTGACTCCTCATAGAAGACTCCGGGTCTCAGATGGGTGATAACAGCCAAGAGTCTGTAGCAGCCTTAAACTAGGGAGAGGACATGACAGTGTGCGGACTTTTTTCAAACCGGCGGATTTGATGGAAGTCATTACATTATCTTTGCAGGAATTAAATCTGGAACTCTCCATAGACTTCCACAGTGCAAATTTCATTTTCAAGCAGCTCCAAGACACAGTccacatttatcccaggacaagcaggcagcatattctcacatgtgggttacatcatccacggagccccggtacagataGCCGCAAAAGTGCAccagcactttaagaactttagaaagtttgcgactcactgcgcatgtgcgagtgccttcccatccgACTTAGGCAcgcagctcctcagttcttagttttccgtggaaCTAAGAAGTCGCGTTTTGAATGTTCATTCTTTTTTGCCTTGCCTTCATGCTCGCGCATTCATTTTCTACTTTTTctttcttcatttatttaattttcatacctccttttttccggttaaaaaaaaaagagaaatattttttccctgttttttcgCCTTCAGGCGCTTCGACAGCAGGGCCTCCGTTCTCGCTTTAGCCTTTCATTTTTGATTTAGCTGAGGCAGTTTTTCCATCTGTGTCCCGTCCATTATCAGGGtttaagaagtgcagcaggttccaGAGGACAGTATCCATCACTGACCCTAACAGCTGGTGCATCCAGTGCCTCGGGCCAGAACATCGCATTGACACTTGTGTGCATTGTTCCACTCTCAAAAAATGCACTATAGAAAGCCACCGCCTTCAACAACAGCAATTGTACGGTGCCAGCATGAAAGGGGATGAATCTTCGCATCCATGAACATCCAAGTCATTGGCATCAAAGGCACCGATGTCCTCCAATGCACCAGCATCAACCCTGATGTTGCAGTCTTTTGCTCCTTCTGGTAAGCCAGCAAAGAAGTCACCAGCTTCCCAGGTGGAGTTGCAGGCCATTAAGGCATTGAGTCCAGTCATGCCGGCCAAGAGAAAACTCCTTATGTGACTAGTTTCCAAATCcagagttatcccaggacaagcaggcaggtattttcactagtgggtgatatcatccgacagagccccgatgcggacgtctcacaagcatacttgcttgaagaaacttcagaagttttgagatgcccgcactgcgcatgcgcgagtaccttcccacccgatgcaccaggcgtgtctcctcagttcttttctttccgcggagctgagaagttttgcttCAACTCTCTGCCATGAGTGAAcccttgtttttgccttctagtGCTCGCGGTTTTGAGTTTATTTCTCTTATCGTGTGTTCTATTCTGTcgttttcttgtttttcaaaaaaaataaataaattttttttccttagaTTCAACCGGATCGGttgcgtggctggggccccgcagcTTCGATCTAGCAGCGGAGCTTTttcagcctatgtcccggcctattaccggttttaaaaagtgtatcaagtgccagcgcgcgatttcgttgacggacccgcattgATGCTGTTTACAGTGTCTTAGGCCTCACCATCTTcagaaatcgtgccggccttgttccactctaacagcacgtgctttcaagcgtcgctgtttcctgtgggagtcgatgttcactATGGAGGTTTCCAAGGAACCTTCAGCTTCGACCAGCGCTTCGCCTTCGGCATCGGCTCCTGCTGCATCGGGTCTCGTTCCGGTTTCGACCCCGCCTCCCGCTCCGGTGCCTTCTTtggtctcctcaggtcaggtaactCAGCAGACTGTTCCCCCGGTGGTTCTTAAAGTGCCTAAGGCATCTAACGCCAAGCACTCGACCACTCGGGACCGCGAAGACCGTACAGAGGGTCCCACTTCAGATGCGGCTCCCCCCTTGTCGGCTTCGATGCGGTCGCTCATGGAAGCCCACTTCCTCGAGCTCATGACTACCATGGGCCCCAAGGGGCTTGCCACAATCCAGCATGGGCATGCGGAACCCCCTCGGGGGGGTCGAGccgcctcctcctcttcctccgcctCGCCGCTCGCTCTCACTGCTAGGTGAGGAAGCTCGGCGTTTGGCTGCAAGTTCATCGAGGCGTGCTTCGCTTGGTGAGATGCCGCCTCTGGAACCCATCCCCGCCTCGGACGGAGACAATTGGGATTTGCCTCCGAGTAGACGAAGCCCTGTGCGTCATCAGGAGGAGTTCTTCCGGAGCCCCTTGCCTGCCAAGCCGTCTCTCGACCCGTGGACTGCTGCTCGAGAGGCGTCGGCCCATCCTCCTCTTTGCTCtacagcctccagccccatctactcGTTGGAGGCCTCTGCGGAGCCATCTTCGCATCGTCGTTCCAGATCTCCTTCGAGACGGAGTGAGGGGCGCCGCTCCAGGCATTCTTCAAGGCATTCGTCCAGACATTCTACCGTCTCGCCTCGGAAGAAGTTTCCTCGTATGGTGTATTCATCTTCGGATGTCtcgcctcctccgggcccggagttcgaggatacCATCAGGTCGTTCTCTCCTTGTAGATCCCATGTCTCCTTGGATCAGGAGGCCTCGACTTCAACAAGTCCGTCTCAGCGTCCTGTGTTGGGggaccagctgtctttttcatcttttctgcggcagatggcggatgatctcgacatcaccttggactcgggttcccgctactccaaggagtaccttgataccatgcatctgcctcatcctcctgctgagtctcttcgCCTCCCTCTatacaagctcctcgaccagacgttcatgcgctgttttgaaacaccgtactccattcctgccattcctggcaaactggatgccaggtatcgcacagtacaccataaggggtttgagggctcCCAGCTCTCCCATTAGTCActgttggtcgagtcctccctcaagcgatctcatccgtcccaggtgtatgcctcggtgccCCCGGGCTGAGAGgggaggaccatggataagttcgggaggcgcatctaccagaactcaatgatggcttcccgagttctcaattacaccttccattttgccacctatttggagttcttccttccAGTGCTTTGGAAGTTTATGCCTTACATCGACTCTCAAGCTCGTTATGAATACGAGGAGGTCatcgcctcgctgtcccagctgcgtcttcaattgatgcaatcctcatATGATGCGTTTGAGCTCTCGGCACGGGCTGCCACCTGGCATGGCTTcagaccattgatatggacccgaacctccaggacaggcttgccaacgtcCCGTGTGCAGGTGCGGATTTGTTGATGAGTCCATTGAGACggtgacgaagaagctgtcggaccatgagaagtcattccagtccatccttcgtcCGAAGCCTAAACATACTCGGTCTCGACCTTCACGACCACTCTTGATATACCAACGGCATTACACTCCCAGGCAGGCTCCTGCTGtgaggcaaccggcgaagagacagcctccacagagcattccttcctccacagcgcctggaagctcttcttcatctctgtcagtcagtgtcttctcaccagtccatctcagcgagacacatgatggttctcctgggcctcATGGCCTCTACttttcatgtgactccttttgccagacttcacctcagaattcctcagtggaccctggcttctcaatggacacaggtgtcagatcctttgactcgtcacatcctggtcactcctgctcttcagcagtctctacgttggtggatgatctcttccaatctatccagaggtttgctgtttcacactcctccccaccagaaggttctcacgaccgattcctcgacctatgtacggggggctcatctggacggtcttcgcactcagggcttctggaccagtgcggaccagctgtgccatatcaatcttctggaactcagggcgattttcaatgttcttcaagcttttcaacatttgcttcatgacctggtggtcctcattcgcacggacaatcaggtcgccatgtattatgtcaacaagcaggggggcacgggatcggcctccctctgccaggaagctctcagagtctgggattgggcgattcgccacaacaccttcctcaaagctgtctacattcagggggcggacaatgccttggcggacaacttaagtcgtctcttccagcctcacgaatggaccctccattccaagccccttcatcagatcttctcttagtggggggacgcctcagatagacctctttgcggctccccacaacttcaaactgcctcaattctgctccaggatctacactcctcatcgcctcaaggcagatgcctttcttctggactggaggaatctctttctctatgcgtttcctctcattcaaaagactttggtcaagctgaagtccaaccatgccaccatgattctgatagctcctcggtggcccagacagccttggtactcccttctacttcaactcagcagcagggagccattccttcttccagtgtttccttcactgcttactcaacatcaaggatctttgctccatcccaacctgcagtctctccacctgacagcttggttcctctcaacgtaactcctctccagttttccagagcggtgagggatgtgttggagtcttcccggaagcctgctactagacaatgctactcccaaaaatggactagattttctacctggtgtgtttctaatcgtaaggagcctcagcgagcctccctatcttctgtgttggactatcttctgcacctatctcattctggcctcaagtctacatcgatacgagtccatctgagtgcaattgcggctttccatcagcttctgcaagggaaacctctctctgctcatcctgtggtttccagatttatgaaaggacttttccatgtcaatcctcctctcaaacctcctccagtggtttgggacctcaatgttgtcctttctcaccttatgaagcctccttttgagcctctcaacaaggctccgctgaagtttctcacttggaaagtggtttttcatGTTGCCCTAACTTCTgctcgccgagtcagtgagcttcaggccttgtggtggatccgcctttcacagtattccatcatgacaaggtggtcctccgcactcatccgaaattcctgcctaaagtggtctctgaatttcatctcaaccaatccatagttcttcctgtgttttttccaaagcctcattctcatcctggagaatcagctcttcacactctggactgtaaacgtgctttggctttctacctggatcgcaccaaaccacacagaactgctcctcaacttttcgtctcctttgatctgaACCAGTTGAGTcgccctgtctcgaagcgtaccatctccaactggatggcggcttgcatttctttctgctatgcccaggctggattaccccttccctgtaatgtcacagcccataaggtcagagcaatggcggcctctgtagccttcctcagatcgacaccgattgaggagatttgtaaggctgccacttggtcctcggttcataccttcacttctcattattgtctggatactttctccagacggaatggacagtttggccaaacagtattgcaaaatttattctcctaagttgccaactctcccaccatcccattggggttagcttggaggtcacccactagtgagaatacctgcctgcttgtcctgggataaagcaatgtaacagttgttatccagggacagcaggcagctattctcacgtcccacccacctcccctgggttggcttctctgctagctatctgaactgaggagacatgcccggtgcatcgggcgggaaggcactcgcacatgcgcggtacgggcatctcgaaacttctgaagttttttcaagcaagtatgcttgtgagacatctgcatcggggctctgtcggatgacatcacccactagtgagaatagctgcctactgtccctggataacaactgttacggtaagtaacattgctgtacCAGCACTGTGTCATCGATGCATTCTCCTGGTTCTCGGCACCAGTCATTGTCCAGACATTCATCGAAGCATTGTACCTCCTGTCATCGTTCCAGTTCGTTGAGACACCAttcttcttctctttgatgatcaCAATCGAGCAAATGTTCTCGAAAATCAAAGCATGTTTCTCCAAAGCGTTCAGAGAAATGCAAGTAGCGTGCACCATCTCCTTCGCCAGATCGGTACCATCGCAAAAGACATCGGTCTAAATCTCTGGTGATAGATTCTGACCTTCAAGTAGACTCCTCTATTGATGCTTCTCCATCAAATAGAGGCTTATAACTCTCCTGAGCCACAATCTCCACACTCTCCTACTAGAGAGTCATCTCCTACAGAGATGCTTTCCTTTACTTGCTTTATTAGACAATTGGGTAAAGATATGTCTCTTAAGCTGGAGGCAGActcaaaatacacttctccctccgtaagGCCCCCTTGAAAATTAATGGCatgtaattttaatttaattttatttttatgcagtagttatcttaacttgagcaacaaagcaatcaaggctttgttaccattggatcttcttatctttgagaacttggattttcagccctgacagatggtagatgatgaaatatgtgtttgcttgtcaactgtcGAGCCATGTTTTGAGCTAATTTGCACTCGTCCATCGTATTGATTAGAAATTCTGTTCTATCTACATTAGTTTCACCGtttttacaattacccatatataacttaaagaacattaaataaataactctcagatttaattttttgttttgcaattttataatttcaattataatgtgccatgaaaaacatgaAATGTGCCGTTTAATGTTccagagttaaaaaaaagtttgagacacactggtcTAGACAGTTTTCCTGGTGATTATCACCTTTGGTGAGAAGAGTTTAGGATCTCCAGGCTCTCTCATGCAGAGAGACGTTCCTCAGATTTATGGAGGCGGGCATGTTGCTACTTACTGTGTCTCCCTTTCTATCAAAAGTAGTCTCAGCCTTCCATGTAAATCAGGAAGTCTGGCTTCCGGCGTTCCATGTCACatgcatgaagaaagaagaagtCTTAGCATTACTGGACATGAAGAGAGTTCTTTTCCATTATTTTGAGGTTCTTTTCTATTATCTCAAAATGAATTTCATCTTTCAGAGCAATTCTTTGTGTTAACCTACCTTAGCAAACGGGGAAAACAAATCTCAAAGGTggctatttccagatggattcacatGGCTGCGTATATTAGCTGTGGTAAACAGCCACCAATTTCTTTGAAAGCACATTTCAACAAAAGTATGGCCCCATCATGGGCAGAATCCTGAGCAGTTATGCTTGAGGGAAATTATAGAACAGATACATGGTCCACCCTCCAtacttttacaaagttttacagagaGGACATGGCAGTACAAAGGGACACCACCTTTGAGTCCTCGATGCTTGCAGCAGGTTTATCTGCCCCACTGTAGATTTAGGGGACTGTGGTATGCCCCACTTGTCAAGCCTACTATACACTTTGcattagaagggaagattaggttcttatcttgataatctCCTTTCTAGTGGAAGGGTACAATAGGCTTGACGGCCCACCCTGTCATATGTTAAGTTAGCTTGCTTTCTGTCTCAGACACGTATGGGTGTCTCTAGATGCTTCTCTTTGAACGACCAAGAGAGAATGAAGATTCATAATGTACTTCTGTTAAACAAGTAAGCTAATTTTCCTGTTAGCTCTATAGCAAAACCTTTGGAAGAGGCTATAGAAGCTacataaatgttagtgctggttgcattcAGGGAGATGGCTTGTTTGGTTCACCTTGTTTATGCTATGGTCCCATTGGTATAATTTATTGGTTCTTGTTGCAGAGCAAAAAAGATTTGAATTGTATGGGAGATTCCTGTACCCTCTTTGTTCTTTCCCTTTCTTAGGGGTtatccattgctttggtacaaactaagGAACTACCCAGTGGCACAAGGATGTGGaattgaaaaatgtagatgatgccttctgcagtCCTCATGAGAGAAGGGAAGAAACCTACTTGTCAAGCCTACTGTAcccttctactagaaagaagattatcgaggtaagaacctaatcgtcCCATAAGACTGCATGAAACACATTCCTATCTTTATGGGGTAACCCACAGCcgcttaagttctgaatatcgaTGTAACTGGTGATGCATTAGCTGGCTCTGCAGAAATCAGATATTCAGTGATAAAGCCAAGAaatgacccagcattgaatatcttggAATAAACTGGCCACAGTCAGAAAAATGTTCACCACAACTGGCTGAATTAGTATGTCTGAATATAACCCATCTCAGCCACATATTTAGAATCCATGTAATCAAATCTAAAACCCAAATTCAttcttaggggtttttttttcttccagtccAAATTGGCATCCATGTCTAATGATTTCAAGTCTGTGTTGGAAGTGAGAACTGAGGTAAGAGTTGCAAGCACTGTGTGTCCTGTCTGTCTGTGGAACTCATTCTGTATCACACTTTGCTTAGTTGCTGGCAATTGATTACAGCTTTGCTTTTACTTATCTCCTATCAGAACCTGAAGCAGCAGCGCAGTCGCAGGGAGCAGTTTTCTCGTGTCCCTGTTTCCTCTCTGCCTCTCACGGCCAATAATCTGGGTAGGTCCTGCTTGTGTAGAATGTAGCGGGTGAACTATCTGGGTATTCATTCATGAGCTAACAGCCGTAGGTACCCTGGAAGCTTCTCATGCCTGAAGTAAAGGTAGCACTTAATGTCTGAACTCATTGCTGGCTCAGTGTATACGCTAAGTAATATAGCAAGATGTTTTCCTGTAGATGATGTTCATATGTATGGATCTGTTTCCCAGGCACATACTGATATAACCTTGGTGGAAAATGAGAATCCTGACAACTTCAGTTTGTCCTTGCACTGGTAGGCAATCTGCCTCTGGGGGACTTGTTAGCCACAACAGCAAGATGTCTGCCACTCTGTATTTGTTTTAGGTTCTGACAGGATTTACTTTTTGCCCTATGCAGGGGGTTCTGTGCTGCTGCAGGATGACACTCGCCGACCTAGTGATGTTGCCATAGACATGGACTCCCGGATGAGCCAACAGTTGCAGCTCATAGATGAGCAGGTGAGAGGATTATGGTGAGGGGGAAGAAGCTAAATCTCAGATTAAGCGGGCTAGGTGAGAAGTTCAGCAAGTCACCTAGCACTCTGAGAATGGCAGGTTTGGAAAAGAAGCTAGTGGATCACTTATCCACCACCTCCAGGCAGCAAATTCTGTCCCTGCATTATTGCACATAGAAACATGCGTGATCTGCTCTTAAAACCTCCACTGACCATTCCACCCATTTTGTGGATAATTTTGCTATTGATTGTCATTCGGTAAGATTCTCCTTATATCACTTATTTGTGTTCTTATTGAAACTGaatttgttgtaaactgctcagGTGTTTATACAATGAGCAGTATATCAGTCAGtaaattttaaatgaaatttacttttttccacctttggCTTTAATCATTTACTGTACCACCTTCGTAAACCAGCAGTACAGTTTGCAATAAACTAAAAAATCATAAGAGAGGCATGCAACATATAAAAACACAACTTGGACCTGAACTTACCATGCTTGGAACAGGATacaaggcttgatggaccttgatcCTACTTAacatggcttatgttcttatatgccttGTGCTTCCCCTAGCCCAATGGTCAGCATACCGCATGCGGCTCTtcagccacttgagtgcggctctgctagagaatgacacggtgactgacCTTGtctcccgcagttaagggagggaacgcacgcGGTCACCgatcgggcatctccctccctcccccttaccttatcatggcgattttctttctttttttttttcttgtcttccaGCTGCCCGAGCCAGCTTTCATTAAGTCGCGtgtggctgccgaaacttctcctctgatgcaactggaaacaggaagttgaatcagaggagaagttttggcaGCCACACACAACTTGATGAAAGTCGGCTCGGTCAGCTGgaagacaaaaaagaaaatcgccacaaaggtaagggggagggagggacgggaactgctgaaagacatctagtaatccttgcagtcTTGACTGTGCAGATTTCACTACTTTTCTATAGCACCTGACTGTCCCTCCTATTGTATTTCTACTTAGTGTTCAGGAAACCCGGTGGCCCCGGTATGTTTGTGGGGCGAGGGAGGGAGTGGAAAGAGGAAAGGAGGAGCAACATCGGTCCCGCTGCCAAACATGCAGAGAAAACCCTCCTTTCATATTGGACAATATTTCCCACCCATCATACTGATGGGCTGCTTTTAAATGACATAtttggttttatttaatgttagtagctagtttaaactgactcctaaaaacatggtttttgaaaagaaatttggctctcaaaagaaatcttaaacgTTGTACtactgatctttggctcttttgactaatgagtttgccgacCATTGCCCTAGCCCATCAGCTCTTGTCCTTTCTTTGATCTCTCTTCACAAGCCTACCTAAGTGTGGCTCATCTGGTCATTATCATCTTAGCAGGAGAAAAGTTTTCTTTATCACAGATGGGTTAGACACCTTTGCCAGCTATCAAGGTGATTTGTTGTTGCAAGGGGAGGGGAGTCATAGAAAATAACTGGTGTAGCCCTTTGTGCTTTTCTCCCCTTAGGATTCATATATCCAGAGCCGAGCAGACACAATGCAGAACATCGAGTCCACCATTGTGGAGCTGGGCTCCATATTCCAGCAGCTGGCACACATGGTGAAGGAGCAAGAGGAGACCATCCAGAGGTATGGGGGTGGTCTGTGAAGGCTATGAAGAGCTAAGTACAGAGCCTAGGGCAGGAGGACCCCTCAAAGAATTGAATCAATGACTAAGAGGTCCCAAGAACAGAGCCATCATAGTGTTTCAACATTTTCCCTTTATCAcctcatctctcctctcctctcccttataGGATCGATGCCAATGTGGAAGATACACAGCTGAACGTAGAAGCTGCTCATTCAGAAATCCTGAAATATTTCCAGTCCATCACTTCCAATCGCTGGCTTATGATCAAAATCTTTCTCATCCTCATTGTCTTCTTCATCATATTTGTAGTTTTCCTGGCTTGAGGATATGTTTCCCACTCCTTGTTTCCCCAAACACCCGGAGCCAAACATTGACCATAGACTGTTCTCTCCAGCCTCGGCTGTACTGCATAATATGTTCCCTAAGTATGGGGACAGGCGGTCATCAGTAAATGGCACTGACATTCTGAAGAGTAGGGAAGAAGCTTAAGACATTGCTCACCATACCAACTGGTTCAGAGATGGCTCCAGCACCTATATTTGGAAAACTTGCCTCTCCAGGCAGGAAATTTCAGATTAAGCATTCCAGCAGGGTCTGTGTGATTTAACAAGAGTCCAGGAAACAATGGCCTGTAGCCATGCTCATCTTTTTCCAATGTGCAAtatcttgccttccagggtgcATGTGACATGTTCTGGGAGCCCCTCACTAACTTAGCTTGTACTGTGAGTTTCACAACTTTAATGATGGTGGCTCAAGCTTT encodes:
- the STX5 gene encoding syntaxin-5; translation: MNTRKRHGSRNTEEGVYLGLSQTQVFPPETTVPVISAPPATQDTMSCRDRTQEFLSACKSLRSRQNGIQSNQHALSAVRQRSDFTLMAKRIGKDLSNTFAKLEKLTILAKRKSLFDDKAVEIEELTYIIKQDIGSLNKQIAQLQDFVRTKGSQNGRHVQTHSNTIVVSLQSKLASMSNDFKSVLEVRTENLKQQRSRREQFSRVPVSSLPLTANNLGGSVLLQDDTRRPSDVAIDMDSRMSQQLQLIDEQDSYIQSRADTMQNIESTIVELGSIFQQLAHMVKEQEETIQRIDANVEDTQLNVEAAHSEILKYFQSITSNRWLMIKIFLILIVFFIIFVVFLA